The following proteins are encoded in a genomic region of Apteryx mantelli isolate bAptMan1 chromosome 37, bAptMan1.hap1, whole genome shotgun sequence:
- the STX5 gene encoding syntaxin-5 — translation MPARRRHGSRNTEQGVYVGPPRTQPLPPRTQPLPPPAPPPAAAPPTATMSCRDRTQEFLSACKSLQSRQNGLQLSRPALSAARQRSEFAVMAKRIGKDLSNTFAKLEKLTILAKRKSLFDDKAVEIEELTYIIKQDINSLNKQIAQLQDVVRAKGSQSGRHVQTHSNTVVVSLQSKLASMSNDFKSVLEVRTENLKQQRSRREHFSRAPVSALPLAAGNLGGSAVLQDEAPRAGDVAIDMDARTSQQLQLINEQDSYIQSRADTMQNIESTIVELGSIFQQLAHMVKEQEETIQRIDASVEDTQLNVEAAHGEILKYFQSVTSNRWLMVKIFLILIVFFIIFVVFLA, via the exons AtgcccgcgcggcgccgccacGGCTCTAGGAACACGGAGCAGGGCGTCTACGTGGGCCCCCCCCGGACGCAGCCGTTGCCCCCGCGAACgcagccgctgcccccccccgcgccccctcccgccgccgccccccctaCTGCCACCATGTCCTGCCGCGACCGCACCCAGGAGTTCCTCTCTGCCTGCAAATCGCTGCAGAGCCGCCAG aacGGGCTGCAGCTGAGCAGACCAGCCCTGAGCGCCGCGCGGCAGCGGAGCGAGTTCGCTGTCATGGCAAA GCGCATCGGGAAGGACCTGAGCAACACCTTTGCCAAGCTGGAGAAGCTGACGATCC TGGCCAAGCGGAAGTCGCTCTTCGACGACAAGGCGGTGGAGATTGAGGAGCTCACCTACATCATCAAGCAG GACATCAACAGCCTCAACAAGCAGATCGCCCAGCTGCAGGATGTGGTGCGGGCCAAGGGCAGCCAGAGCGGGCGGCACGTCCAGACCCACTCCAACACCGTGGTGGTGTCGCTGCAG TCCAAGCTGGCCTCCATGTCCAACGACTTCAAATCCGTGCTGGAAGTGAGGACGGAG AACCTGAAGCAGCAGCGCAGCCGCCGCGAGCACTTCTCCCGCGCCCCCGTCTCCGCCTTGCCCCTCGCCGCCGGCAACCTGG GCGGCTCCGCGGTGCTGCAGGACGAGGCGCCGCGCGCCGGGGACGTCGCCATCGACATGGACGCGCGGACGagccagcagctgcagctgaTCAACGAGCAG GATTCGTACATCCAGAGCCGGGCTGACACGATGCAGAACATAGAGTCCACCATCGTGGAGCTAGGCTCCATCTTCCAGCAGCTGGCACACATGGTGAAGGAGCAGGAAGAGACCATCCAGAG gatcGACGCCAGCGTGGAGGACACGCAGCTGAACGTGGAGGCCGCCCACGGGGAGATCCTCAAGTACTTCCAGTCCGTCACCTCCAACCGCTGGCTGATGGTCAagatcttcctcatcctcatcgTCTTCTTCATTATCTTTGTTGTCTTTCTGGCCTga